In Schistocerca gregaria isolate iqSchGreg1 chromosome 9, iqSchGreg1.2, whole genome shotgun sequence, a single genomic region encodes these proteins:
- the LOC126292262 gene encoding speckle-type POZ protein-like has product MSFNARSFNYGFPGGSFRTIDIAEVATGTPTVLKDSNGTNFEDYTFVKTWTVRGLKTLEGTAGIKSISFTHQNFSKWCMVLTKKNNELFLQFLLEKCEPGKLLRAKLKADEILPSGEKREVFPCEWYELEEGSSSEMQLVRKANCTGEDNSENEITLQCEVSMRCIVHDELPTADAAEQQSDVARAVDEMYREGVHTDFELHTKGTVLKAHKSLLSVRSPYFAALLQPHTKEAKEGLVQITDVKTEPLKQVLLFMYTGVAPALKDMPWDLLIAADKFQLQQLKRQCEAHIASHLDVDNAAETAANALLFSCDVLWDRAVFFIRSNLYQVMRTPGWAFVITAHPEAILRLSELMG; this is encoded by the coding sequence GAGGAAGTTTCAGAACAATTGATATTGCAGAAGTAGCAACTGGTACACCAACCGTTCTAAAGGACTCGAATGGTACAAACTTTGAGGACTACACTTTCGTTAAAACCTGGACTGTGAGGGGACTGAAGACACTAGAAGGAACAGCCGGAATTAAGTCCATTTCGTTCACCCACCAGAATTTCAGTAAATGGTGTATGGTTCTTACAAAGAAAAACAATGaactttttttgcagtttttgcTCGAAAAGTGTGAACCGGGGAAGCTATTGAGAGCGAAGCTGAAAGCTGACGAGATTCTTCCAAGTGGTGAAAAAAGAGAAGTGTTTCCATGTGAATGGTACGAACTGGAAGAAGGAAGCTCCTCCGAAATGCAGCTCGTTAGGAAAGCAAACTGTACAGGAGAGGACAACAGCGAAAATGAGATAACACTGCAGTGTGAAGTTAGCATGCGATGCATTGTTCACGACGAACTGCCCACGGCAGACGCAGCAGAGCAACAGTCTGATGTTGCGAGGGCTGTAGATGAGATGTACCGTGAAGGAGTGCACACAGACTTTGAGCTGCACACAAAAGGCACGGTTCTGAAGGCACACAAGTCACTACTTTCTGTGCGGAGCCCTTACTTTGCCGCCTTGCTGCAGCCTCACACGAAGGAAGCAAAGGAAGGCCTTGTGCAGATCACCGATGTGAAGACCGAACCACTGAAGCAGGTCCTGCTGTTTATGTACACGGGTGTGGCCCCGGCTCTCAAGGACATGCCGTGGGACTTGCTCATAGCTGCTGACAAATTCCAGCTCCAGCAGCTAAAGCGACAGTGCGAGGCCCACATCGCCAGCCACTTGGATGTGGACAACGCCGCAGAAACTGCAGCCAACGCCTTGCTGTTCTCCTGCGACGTGCTGTGGGACCGTGCGGTGTTCTTCATTAGAAGCAATCTCTACCAGGTCATGCGCACTCCTGGCTGGGCTTTCGTTATAACTGCTCATCCTGAAGCCATACTGCGTCTCAGTGAGCTGATGGGATGA